Sequence from the Seonamhaeicola sp. ML3 genome:
AACAAGAAGATTATCACTTTTCAGGCGACTGTTTTTGATGCTTATGGTAAGCAAATCAAAAAATTTAAAAAGAAAGATTTCAAAGATGTAAGTGCTGTAGCCGGAGGGACCCTGTATTCAGATTCAAGAGCTAAATATTTAGAGTATACCCCTATTGGTTACCCCTATACAATTGAGGTGATATGCGAATCTGTTGATAAAAACACCGCTTTTATAGATTCGTTTTACCCTGTTAACGACTATTATTTAAGTGTAGAAAATAGTACATATAGCATTAAGTTTCCAACAGATATTTCGGTTCGTACCAAGGAAAACAACTTTGAAGATGTAACATTGGAAAAAGTGGTATTAGATGGGTTTTTATCGTTTAAGGTAAAAAATATCAAAGCCTTTAAACCTGAAGATTATAGTCCGTCTTTTTCAGCAATGGCACCAAGAGTTTTGGTGGCTTCAAATCAATTTACCCTTGAAGGTGTTCCCGGGCATGTTGAAAGTTGGGAAGATTTTGGTAAGTGGATGTATCACGATTTAATAAAAGACACACAAGATTTACCTGCTAGTACTTTAGCAGAAATTAAAAGTTTAGTTAAACAGGATGCCAGTGATATCGAAAAAGCTAAAGTTGTTTATCAATATGTACAGGATAAAGTAAGATATATTAGTGTACAAGTAGGTATTGGTGGTTGGAAACCTTTTAATGTGTCTAAAGTCGATGAATTAGGCTATGGTGATTGTAAAGCCTTAACCAATTATACCATGGCACTTTTAAAAGCGGTTGGGGTAGAATCTCATTTTACAATATTATATGCAAGAAGTTCTCAGAGAAGTTTGGAAAATGACTTTGCTTCTATGCAAGGAAACCATGCCATACTTAATATCCCACAAGAGGATGGCGAGGATATATGGTTGGAATGTACCAGCCAAAAATTACCATTTGGGTTTATCGGGGATTTTACAGATGATAGGGATGTTCTTGTTATTACACCAGAAGGAGGCAAAATAGCGCACACAAAAAAATATAAGGTCGAGGAAAGCCTACAGACTATTGAAGGTTCTTGTAAAATTTCTAACCAAGGCGATATCCAGGTTGAGGCAAAAGTAGTTTCACAAGGCATTCAATACGATGATAAATATGTTCTAGAGACTGAAACAGAAAGGGATTTAGACACACATTACAAAGAGCATTGGGGCTATATAAACGGACTGAGTTTAGATGATATGAAAATTGAAAATGACCGGGATAACATCAAGTTTATTGAAAGTGTACGTTTTAATGCACCCAACTATGCCAAAATTGTTGGAGAGCGTATGTTGGTTACCGTAAATGCTCTAAATAGAAATAAAAATATACCAGATAGGTATAGAAACAGAAGACTTCCTCTTCAGGTTAAGAGAGGTTTTAGAGATGTAGATTCGGTAAAAATCACATTGCCCGAGAATTTTAAAATTGAGTCGCAACCCGAGAACGTACTTATTGAAAATAAGTATGGTGTTTATAAAATGGAACTCGAAGTGGTTGATGATAGCACTATAATTTACAATAGAGAATTCACAATTAATGACGGGAACTTTCAAAAAGAAGACTATAGTGGCTTTAGAAGTTTTTTCAAGGAGGTTTCAAAAAAGGATAACGCAAAAATAGCTTTAATTAAAAAATAGATTTTCATGAGATTTATACTAACAGTTCTGGTATTGTTTACGGTAAAATGTGTATTGGCGCAAGACTACAAATTTGGAAAAGTAACAAAAGAAGAGGTTTCAGAAACCGTTTATCCTGAAGATACCATTGCCGATGCGGCGTATCTTTATAAGTACAGAAAAAGTCATTATGTGTTTGTTAAAGATGAGGGATTTGTATTAAAAACAGATATACATGAACGCATTAAAATCTATAACCAAGAGGGGTTTAATTACGCAACTAAACAGATTAGGCTTTATAATGGAAGTAGTGGAGGAGAAAAGATTTCTAGTATCAAAGCCTACACCTATAATTTTGAAAATGGTAAAGTGGTCTCAGAAAAAATAAGTAAAAACGACATCTTCAAATCCGAGGTTAGTAAATATACCAATCAAGTTAAGTTTACTATGCCAAATATAAAACCGGGTTCTGTAATTGAATATAAGTACGAAATAACATCACCATATTGGTCTAATGTAGATGAGTTCGTTTTTCAACATGATATCCCGATAAAGCGTTTGGAGGCCAGTTTCGAAGTGCCAGAGTATTTTAATTTCAAAGTAAACACTAAAGGGTTTTTACCGCTGGTACCTGAGATTGAAAATCAAACAGGCGTTATTCGCTCTTTTGGAGGGGCGGTTGGGGGTAACCAATCCAGTTCTTATAATGTTTCAGAGACAACTTATTTTAAACAAATAAGTAAATATAAATTAGACAATGTGCCAGCTTTAAGAGACGAGCCTTTTGTAAACAGTATAAACAATTATAGAGCCTCCGCAAAGTATGAGCTTTCATATACTAATTTTCCAAATTCTACAATTAAGTATTATTCTACCACCTGGGAAGACGTGGTGAATACAGTCTATAAAAGTTCATATTTTGGAGAAGAACTTGAAAGAACAGGATATTTTAAAAACGATATTGATGCATTACTTGGCTCTAGAACAGATCCAAAAGAGAAAATAAGTCTAATATATAACTATGTGAAGTCGCAAGTTAAGTGGAATGGTTATTACGGTTTTTATTCTGATGATGTTAAAAAGGCTTACAAAGATCATGTAGGAGGTTGTGGTGAAATTAATTTAATGCTAACTGCCATGATGCGCTATGCTGGTTTGGATGCAAATCCAGTTCTAGTAAGTACAAGGTCACACGGAGTGCCTTTATTTCCAACGCGAGAGGGCTATAACTATGTGGTAACCTTGGTTAAGGTTTCTGGAGATTCTATGGTTTTATTAGATGCTACAGATCCTTATGCGGTTCCTAATGTATTGCCAATGAGGGCGCTAAATTGGAAAGGTAGAATTGTTGGTGATAATGGAACATCTAGTTTAATAGACTTATATCCTAGAAACAAGTCTAAAAATGCCATTACCATGATGGTTAAAATTGATGAAGAGGGTACGTTAGAAGGAAGTTGTAGAAGCATAAGAACGAACCACAGAGCTTTATCTTTCAGAAATAGGTACAACGATACAGATAAGGAAGAGTTTTTAGAAAAATTGGAAAACAGATATGGCGGTTTGGAAGTGTCTGATTATGAGGTTAAAAACGATAAAGATTTGTCTAAGCCCGTAATGGAGTCCTATAAATTTGTAAAAGAAAACCAGGCCGATGTTATTGGTGATAAAATGTACTTTTCTCCTCTGTTTTATATGAGAACAGATGAAAATCCTTTTAAACTTGAAAATAGAGAGTTTCCAGTAGATTTTGGGTATCCTTCAATAACATCACAACGTATAATTATAAATATACCTGAGGGCTATAAGATAGACAGCGTACCAGAGGATGTTGCCATAGGTTTACCAGACAACTTGGGCTCTTTTAATTTTAAAATAGTTGGAAGAGGTAACACAATTCAAGTGTCTGTTGTCTCACAAATAAACGAATCCATCATCTTGCCTGCGCATTACGAGGCTTTGAAAGAGTATTTTAATAAGTATGTACAGAAGGAGGCCGAACAAGTAGTTTTAACCAGAATATAAATGAAGTATTTAAGTGTATTATTTTTAATATGCATTACGCTTTTTGGTTCGGCTCAGAATTACAAATTCGGAAAAGTTTCTAAAGAGGAATTAGAAGAGAAAGTTTGTGCTTTAGATTCTACTGCTGGTGCGGAATATTTGTTTAAAAAAAGACATACATTCTATGAATATCACAGGTCAGATGGGTTTAAACTACACACCGAAATTCACGTGCGTATCAAAATCTATGACCAAAATGGGTTTGATTATGCAACCAAAGAAATAGATTTATACAAAGACGGAGGAGGCATGGAGGAGCGGTTAACCGAATTAAAGGCTTACACATTTAATTTGGAAGATGGAAAAGTTGTTCAAACAAAAATAGATAAGAGCGAAGTGTTTAGAACAGATGCAAGCAAGTACTCAAATGAAGTAAAATTTACAATGCCCGATATAAAACCAGGATGTGTTATAGAATATAAGTATACTTTGGTGTCTCCATTTATATCTCATGTAGATGAATTCGTTTTTCAACATGATATTCCAATACAAAAGCTAGAAGCTGTTTTTGAAGTACCTGAATACTTTAGTTTTAAGCCTAGAACAAAAGGGTATTTGATGTTTCAACCTATTGCTGAATCCAAAAAAGATGTTTTAACTTATAAAACTGAGGTACCAATAACTGAAAACACCAAACTAGATTCAAAAAGCCTTTACAGAACAGGAGAGATTGAATATAATAAGGATATTTATACTTATAATCTTGAGAATATTTCAGCGCTAAAAGAAGAGCCCTATGTTAATAGTATTAATAACTATAGATCTTCAGTTAAGTACGAACTATCATACACAAAGTTTC
This genomic interval carries:
- a CDS encoding DUF3857 domain-containing protein, whose protein sequence is MTIKSFASILMLMLCAVVSSQTKYSSLTIPDGLRENVNAVVRESNLNVTLRSSNEMHVVKKRTITVLNKEGDDNIDAVEYYDDNKKIITFQATVFDAYGKQIKKFKKKDFKDVSAVAGGTLYSDSRAKYLEYTPIGYPYTIEVICESVDKNTAFIDSFYPVNDYYLSVENSTYSIKFPTDISVRTKENNFEDVTLEKVVLDGFLSFKVKNIKAFKPEDYSPSFSAMAPRVLVASNQFTLEGVPGHVESWEDFGKWMYHDLIKDTQDLPASTLAEIKSLVKQDASDIEKAKVVYQYVQDKVRYISVQVGIGGWKPFNVSKVDELGYGDCKALTNYTMALLKAVGVESHFTILYARSSQRSLENDFASMQGNHAILNIPQEDGEDIWLECTSQKLPFGFIGDFTDDRDVLVITPEGGKIAHTKKYKVEESLQTIEGSCKISNQGDIQVEAKVVSQGIQYDDKYVLETETERDLDTHYKEHWGYINGLSLDDMKIENDRDNIKFIESVRFNAPNYAKIVGERMLVTVNALNRNKNIPDRYRNRRLPLQVKRGFRDVDSVKITLPENFKIESQPENVLIENKYGVYKMELEVVDDSTIIYNREFTINDGNFQKEDYSGFRSFFKEVSKKDNAKIALIKK
- a CDS encoding DUF3857 domain-containing protein: MRFILTVLVLFTVKCVLAQDYKFGKVTKEEVSETVYPEDTIADAAYLYKYRKSHYVFVKDEGFVLKTDIHERIKIYNQEGFNYATKQIRLYNGSSGGEKISSIKAYTYNFENGKVVSEKISKNDIFKSEVSKYTNQVKFTMPNIKPGSVIEYKYEITSPYWSNVDEFVFQHDIPIKRLEASFEVPEYFNFKVNTKGFLPLVPEIENQTGVIRSFGGAVGGNQSSSYNVSETTYFKQISKYKLDNVPALRDEPFVNSINNYRASAKYELSYTNFPNSTIKYYSTTWEDVVNTVYKSSYFGEELERTGYFKNDIDALLGSRTDPKEKISLIYNYVKSQVKWNGYYGFYSDDVKKAYKDHVGGCGEINLMLTAMMRYAGLDANPVLVSTRSHGVPLFPTREGYNYVVTLVKVSGDSMVLLDATDPYAVPNVLPMRALNWKGRIVGDNGTSSLIDLYPRNKSKNAITMMVKIDEEGTLEGSCRSIRTNHRALSFRNRYNDTDKEEFLEKLENRYGGLEVSDYEVKNDKDLSKPVMESYKFVKENQADVIGDKMYFSPLFYMRTDENPFKLENREFPVDFGYPSITSQRIIINIPEGYKIDSVPEDVAIGLPDNLGSFNFKIVGRGNTIQVSVVSQINESIILPAHYEALKEYFNKYVQKEAEQVVLTRI